The Streptomyces sp. V4I8 genome includes the window GCCGGGGAGCAGGACCACCTCGTCCAGGGTCACGATCTTGGCGCGCGATGCCCGCGCCACCGTCACCGCCCAGCGCCAGCCGCGGTACCCGAATTCCTTGCACTCGAAGAAGTGCGTGACAACGCGGTCGCCCTCGGAGACCAGACCCGCGTGCTCGCCCACGACGCCGGGCGCGGCGGCCTCCTCGGCGGCGCTGCGGGCGAGGTCGACGGCCTCGGCGCACAGACGGTCGGGGGTGCGGCTTCGCGTTGTCGCTGCGCTCACAGGTATCGCTTCTCTCCTACGCCGTCTCTCGGGTGCGGTTGCCTTGAGGCGACGGAACAGACGGAGCGGACCTGTGGGCCGCGTCGACGTCCGCATCCGAATCGCGCTCGGGCGCACCTACGTCATCCATTGTGCGGGATGGCTGAGATACGCACGCTACCTGCTCGCGGGCGCTGGGCCTACACCGACGGTCCATTCACCGCCGCGCGGCGGGTGGCGGAACCCTGCCGCAACCCCTGCCGTCGAGCGGACGGCAGCCCTCCGCGGATCTGAGTCCTTGCCCTCCATACGCGCCGTAACCGCACTACCCACCCCCACTTCGGGGCACTATTGCGTCGTGGCAACCGCGAGGCGGCCCGAAGGAGCCACCGGCATCGGTGGGGCCAAGGGCGGCCGTGATCGAGGTGGCGGAACGGGCCGGAGGCGCGGCTCCTTCCGTGCGGTCGGCCGTGCCCTGCACTTCCCGTTCACCGGCACCGCCCGCGGCATCCGCAAGGCCACCCACGCGCACGGGGCGGGCGAGTCCGGCCTCGGCAAGCTGATCGAACTGCACGGGGTGAACGGCGCCGGGGACATGATGATCACCGTCGCCCTCGCCTCCACCGTCTTCTTCTCCGTCCCCACCGACGAGGCCCGCGGCCGGGTCGCGCTCTACCTCGGCATCACCATGGCGCCGTTCACCGTCCTCGCGCCGGTGATCGGCCCGCTCCTCGACCGGATCCCCCATGGACGACGCGCCGCCATGGCGGGCGCCATGTTCGCCCGGGCGATGCTCGCGCTGGTCCTGTCCGGTGCGGTCGTCACAGGCAGCATCGAGCTCTATCCGGCCGCCCTCGGGGTGCTGGTCGCCTCGAAGGCCTACGGCGTCGTCAGAAGCGCCGTGGTGCCCCGGCTGCTGCCACCCGCCTTCTCCCTGGTGAAGGCCAATTCCCGGGTCACTCTCGGCGGCCTCCTCGCCACCGGCGTCGCCGCGCCCATCGGCGCCGGGCTCCAGGCCCTCGGGCCGCGCTATCCGCTGTACGGCGCCTTTGTGATCTTCATCGCCGGGACGTTCCTGTCGTTCACCCTGCCGTCGAAGGTGGACTCGGCCAAGGGCGAGGACACCGCGCTGCTCGCGGCCGACGAGCAGCACCTGCACGGGCCGCACCGCCACCCCGTCAAGCGCCCCGGCCTGCGCACGGTCGGCATCGCCGTCACCCACGCCCTCGGCGCCAACGCGGCCCTGCGCTGCCTCTCCGGCTTCCTGATCTTCTTCCTCGCCTTCCTGCTGCGCGAGCACCCGATGTCCGGCCAGAGCGCGGCCGTGTCGCTGGGCATAGTGGCCGCCTCGGCCGGCGTCGGGAACGCGTGCGGCACGGCGGTCGGCGCGTGGCTGCGCTCCCGGGCGCCCGAGATCATCATCGTGACGGTCGTGGGCTTCGTGCTGCTCGCGGCGCTCACGGCGGCGATCTTCTTCGGCGCCATCCTGGTGGCGTTCCTCGCGGCGACCGCCGGCTTCGCGCAGGCGCTGGCCAAGCTGTCCCTGGACGCGCTGATCCAGCGCGACGTACCCGAACTGGTCCGTACGTCGGCCTTCGCGCGCTCCGAGACACTGCTGCAGGTGTCCTGGGTGCTGGGCGGCGCGATCGGCATCGTGCTGCCGCTGAAGGGCTCCCTGGGCCTGCTGGTGGGCGCGGGGATCGTCGCGATCGGCTGGCTGACCACCATCAAGGGCCTGATCGGCTCGGCCCGGCA containing:
- a CDS encoding MFS transporter — translated: MATARRPEGATGIGGAKGGRDRGGGTGRRRGSFRAVGRALHFPFTGTARGIRKATHAHGAGESGLGKLIELHGVNGAGDMMITVALASTVFFSVPTDEARGRVALYLGITMAPFTVLAPVIGPLLDRIPHGRRAAMAGAMFARAMLALVLSGAVVTGSIELYPAALGVLVASKAYGVVRSAVVPRLLPPAFSLVKANSRVTLGGLLATGVAAPIGAGLQALGPRYPLYGAFVIFIAGTFLSFTLPSKVDSAKGEDTALLAADEQHLHGPHRHPVKRPGLRTVGIAVTHALGANAALRCLSGFLIFFLAFLLREHPMSGQSAAVSLGIVAASAGVGNACGTAVGAWLRSRAPEIIIVTVVGFVLLAALTAAIFFGAILVAFLAATAGFAQALAKLSLDALIQRDVPELVRTSAFARSETLLQVSWVLGGAIGIVLPLKGSLGLLVGAGIVAIGWLTTIKGLIGSARHGGHSRPRVA